Proteins encoded in a region of the Pieris napi chromosome 5, ilPieNapi1.2, whole genome shotgun sequence genome:
- the LOC125049805 gene encoding DNA-directed RNA polymerase III subunit RPC5: MEEDDPVVQEIPVFLSQALTKNLYIYQYPVRPANRDWSNAKVENVSIKPRNKLVRMEIGLDTYSDKYCSSKGEQIAVNTDGLHGLIKDKEREKSKYFKTDVMDKIVYESSSTCVDTQHYAIGILQDKELHCTPIQGIVQLRPSYSYCDKQDKRKQDKNELDVSEDEEKEPEIQQVTVKFARVETEVAKKAREKSFRTISQKVAEEPWYDALWKSSKSDQAELERLKLFSATSSDGSALTLEARDYIKELVPSAEEDEQETEKTLTLPEVIKEILLDAKLMTFTELREAVRRSGLQSGDAALLGALGGAACCVRGLWAPRSHDVYPRATPAPPRLLCAARDHVLYLFTQHPYVDRRKITAAVRLPASDVLGILQSVAKLNPNTGWELLLPPDLAFEAKYPEIIQRQNLYWEARQRQFNEMLMGECVPKRQRKKSQRDSISSDTMLSPKPRCNSVSEEESDRKRYKNKSASGVGKRTRHVSGGPDT; this comes from the exons ATGGAAGAAGACGATCCTGTTGTTCAAGAG atACCAGTGTTCTTATCCCAAGCTTTGACAAAGAATCTATACATCTATCAGTATCCAGTAAGACCGGCCAATAGGGATTGGTCAAATGCAAAAGTTGAAAATGTATCTATTAAACCGCGGAACAAATTAGTACGAATGGAAATTGGCTTAGATACTTACAGCGATAAGTATTGTTCATCCAAAGGTGAACAGATTGCTGTTAATACCGATGGGCTGCAT GGATTAATTAAGGATAAAGAACgtgaaaaatctaaatattttaagactgATGTAAtggataaaattgtttatgaaAGTAGTTCTACTTGTGTTGATACACAACATTATGCTATTGGAATATTGCAAGATAAGGAGCTGCATTGTACTCCCATCCAAG GTATAGTCCAATTACGTCCATCCTATTCATATTGTGACAAACAAGATAAAAGGAAGCAGGATAAGAATGAATTGGATGTGTCAGAGGATGAAGAAAAGGAACCTGAAATACAGCAG GTAACAGTAAAGTTTGCACGAGTAGAGACTGAAGTTGCAAAGAAAGCCAGGGAAAAATCCTTTCGCACAATTAGTCAAAAGGTTGCTGAAGAGCCATGGTATGATGCATTGTGGAAAAGCTCAAAAAGTGATCAGGCTGAG ttggaGAGATTGAAGCTGTTTAGTGCAACATCATCAGACGGGTCTGCTTTGACATTAGAGGCACGGGATTACATCAAAGAACTAGTTCCAAGTGCTGAAGAAGACGAACAAGAGACTGAAAAAACACTAACTTTGCCAGAAGTCATTAAGGAGATACTATTGGATG CTAAACTAATGACATTCACGGAACTCCGTGAAGCGGTACGCCGTAGTGGCCTACAGAGCGGCGACGCGGCCCTTTTAGGCGCTCTGGGCGGGGCCGCTTGCTGTGTGAGAGGCTTGTGGGCGCCGAGATCACATGACGTATACCCACGCGCCACGCCTGCACCCCCAAGACTGCTTTGTGCTGCTAGGGACCATGTG ctaTATCTTTTCACTCAACACCCATACGTGGACAGGCGAAAAATTACCGCCGCAGTCCGATTGCCAGCAAGTGACGTGCTTGGAATACTTCAGTCTGTCGCTAAACTAAATCCCAACACGGGTTGGGAGCTTTTATTACCACCGGACCTCGCCTTCGAAGCTAAATATCCAGAAATAATACAACGCCAGAATCTATACTGGGAAGCCAGGCAGCGGCAGTTCAACGAAATGCTAATGGGAGAATGTGTACCGAAGAGGCAAAGGAAGAAATCCCAAAGAGATTCTATAAGTTCAGATACAATGTTAAGTCCGAAACCGAGGTGTAATAGTGTTAGTGAAGAGGAAAGTGATAGAAaacgatataaaaataaatctgctAGTGGGGTGGGAAAACGGACTAGACATGTCAGTGGGGGACCGGATACGTGA
- the LOC125049807 gene encoding alpha-(1,3)-fucosyltransferase 10: MNFVTKYFLKTIKKTFILAIILTILFVLWFWTGSDKENDKSPIPVILWWTTGFPGTEEIRKCPNKIICIVSSNNIIEDRVNSYLFYASNIDFNNLPLPRKDVIWGLYHEESPRNVEELSHEETLILFNYSSTFSRHSDVPFPLQYLESVKDITSTKFFIPTQNKNSFKDIAPIMYLQTDCETATERDKYVEALMRYIKVDSYGGCLKNKQMPARFVDDYLNRLNDDDFLHFIARYKFVLAIENGVCDDYITEKLWRAIKVGTVPIYFGSPTVKDWLPHENSAILLEDYPTPKLLSDYLKRLDNDNNLYERHLQHKTKQLISNMRLLNELKLRPYQTDALKVAEEFECFICKKLHEQKLGKVIKSVVNKLHYNCPQPVSALTLNVNPNNDWIFSWQTAATKAKEIKQRVLG, translated from the coding sequence ATGAACtttgttactaaatattttttaaaaacaataaaaaaaacctttattcTGGCAATAATTTTAACCATACTATTTGTACTTTGGTTCTGGACTGGTAGTGATAAAGAAAATGACAAATCACCTATCCCTGTGATATTATGGTGGACAACTGGCTTCCCTGGAACTGAAGAAATTAGAAAATgccctaataaaataatttgtattgtctctagcaataatattattgaagaTAGGGTTAATTCATACCTGTTTTATGCCAGCaacattgattttaataatcttCCTTTACCTAGAAAGGATGTGATATGGGGATTGTATCATGAAGAGTCGCCAAGAAATGTTGAGGAATTATCACATGAGGAAACattaattctttttaattactcTTCAACTTTTAGTAGACATAGTGATGTTCCATTTCCTTTACAATATCTAGAATCTGTTAAGGATATAACAAGTACCAAATTTTTTATTccaacacaaaataaaaatagctttaAGGACATTGCTCcaataatgtatttacaaaCTGATTGTGAAACTGCTACAGAAAGGGATAAATATGTAGAGGCACTTATGAGGTATATAAAAGTTGACTCTTATGGGGGTTGCCTCAAGAACAAGCAAATGCCAGCAAGGTTCGTTGATGATTATCTGAACCGTTTAAATGacgacgattttttgcattttattgCGAGATACAAATTTGTATTAGCAATTGAGAATGGTGTTTGTGATGACTATATCACAGAGAAGCTTTGGCGGGCTATCAAAGTTGGGACTGTGCCTATTTATTTTGGTTCACCGACTGTCAAAGATTGGCTTCCTCATGAAAATTCAGCAATATTACTAGAAGACTATCCTACACCTAAACTATTAAGTGATTACCTCAAAAGGTtagataatgataataatttatatgagaGACATTTACagcataaaacaaaacaacttaTATCCAACATGCGCTtgttaaatgaattaaaattaagaccCTATCAAACAGATGCTTTGAAAGTTGCTGAAGAATTTGAATGTTTCATATGTAAGAAGTTACATGAACAAAAATTGGGCAAAGTCATAAAAagtgttgtaaataaattacactatAATTGTCCACAACCAGTGTCGGCCCTAACATTAAATGTTAATCCAAACAATGATTGGATATTTTCATGGCAAACAGCTGCAACAAAGgcgaaagaaataaaacaaagagtGTTGggttaa